Proteins encoded together in one Geothermobacter ehrlichii window:
- a CDS encoding type Z 30S ribosomal protein S14: MAKKSMIIKAQRPKKFKVREYNRCPVCGRPRAYYRKFNLCRICLRKLASEGKIPGVIKSSW, encoded by the coding sequence GTGGCGAAGAAATCGATGATCATCAAGGCCCAACGGCCCAAGAAGTTCAAGGTGCGTGAGTACAATCGCTGCCCTGTCTGCGGCCGTCCCCGTGCCTATTATCGCAAGTTCAACCTTTGCAGAATCTGTCTGCGCAAGCTGGCGTCCGAGGGGAAGATCCCCGGCGTGATCAAGTCCAGCTGGTAA